From a single Cucurbita pepo subsp. pepo cultivar mu-cu-16 unplaced genomic scaffold, ASM280686v2 Cp4.1_scaffold000352, whole genome shotgun sequence genomic region:
- the LOC111785058 gene encoding DNA repair protein recA homolog 3, mitochondrial-like: protein MARLIRNASFVGRCLFQHERYRIGILGTSTQLCSFSTRGKRKSKSSDGSDSCEENLSKKELALQQALDQITSTFGKGSIMWLGRSVSSRDVPVVPTGSFALDMALGIGGLPKGRVIEIYGPEASGKTTLALHVIAESQKQGGYCVFVDAEHALDPSLARAIGVNTENLLLSQPDCGEQALSLVDTIIRSGSVDVVVVDSVAALVPKGELDGEMGDAHMAMQARLMSQALRKLCHSLSLSQTVLIFINQVRSKLSTFGFGGGPTEVTCGGNALKFYASVRLNIRRIGFAKNGEEIVGSEVQVKVVKNKLAPPFRTAQFELEFGKGICKEAEIMNLGLKYKFISRAGAYYSFNGRGFRGKDALKTFLSENEDVREDLVTKLRDKIHDEQRGKSPNRDETDEESIQEDIITSPTSTDEDAVTAVEV from the exons ATGGCGAGACTCATTCGAAATGCGTCTTTTGTTGGGCGCTGTCTGTTTCAGCACGAG CGGTACAGGATAGGCATATTGGGAACGTCTACTCAATTATGTAGTTTTTCTACCAGAG GTAAAAGAAAGTCGAAGTCATCAGATGGGAGTGATTcttgtgaagaaaatttgtCTAAGAAAGAGCTGGCCTTACAACAAGCCTTGGATCAGATAACTTCCACGTTTGGAAAGGGGTCTATCATGTGGCTTGGCCGTTCTGTATCATCTAGAGATGTGCCTGTGGTTCCCACAGGTTCGTTCGCATTGGATATGGCTCTAGGAATTGGTGGCCTTCCGAAG GGTCGCGTAATCGAGATTTATGGTCCAGAGGCATCCGGAAAGACAACTCTTGCTCTGCATGTAATTGCTGAATCCCAGAAGCAAGGAG GTTACTGTGTCTTTGTTGATGCGGAGCATGCTCTTGATCCATCCCTTGCTCGGGCTATTGGAGTGAACACTGAGAATCTGCTCCTATCTCAACCTGACTGTGGTGAACAAGCTCTTAGTCTCGTGGATACCATAATCCGAAGCGGTTCAGttgatgttgttgttgttgacaGC GTAGCTGCTCTTGTGCCTAAAGGTGAACTCGATGGTGAAATGGGTGATGCCCACATGGCAATGCAAGCTAGACTCATGAGCCAAGCACTTCGCAAATTGTGTCATTCTTTATCCTTATCACAGACTGTCTTGATCTTTATTAATCAG GTAAGGTCAAAGCTGTCCACTTttggatttggtggtggtccAACTGAAGTTACCTGTGGTGGCAATGCCTTGAAGTTTTATGCCTCAGTACGACTGAACATTAGAAGGATAGGTTTTGCCAAGAATGGTGAAGAG ATAGTGGGAAGCGAAGTTCAAGTAAAAGTGGTGAAGAATAAGCTCGCTCCTCCATTTCGGACTGCTCAATTCGAACTCGAGTTTGGAAAGGGTATATGTAAAGAGGCAGAGATTATGAATCTGGGGTTGAAATACAAATTCATATCCAGGGCAGGTGCATATTATAGCTTTAACGGTCGAGGTTTCCGAGGCAAAGATGCCTTGAAAACCTTTTTGTCAGAGAATGAAGATGTTAGGGAAGATCTAGTCACGAAACTTCGAGACAAAATACACGATGAGCAAAGAGGTAAGTCACCGAACAGAGACGAAACGGATGAAGAAAGTATCCAAGAAGATATTATCACTTCACCCACTTCTACAGATGAAGACGCAGTTACTGCAGTAGAAGTATGA
- the LOC111785059 gene encoding nucleosome assembly protein 1;2-like — translation MSNNKDNFNVSDLGSALNEEDRAGLVNALKSKIQSLAGQHSDVLENLSPVVRKRVEALREIQSQHDELEAKFFEERLALEAKYQKLYQPLYSQRFDIVNGVVEAEGVAKESAAGQEEDKEAAEKGVPDFWLSAMKNNEVLAEEITERDEGALKYLKDVKWCRIDNPKGFKIDFFFDTNPFFKNSVLSKTYHMIDEDEPILEKAIGTEIEWYPGKCLTQKLLKKKPKKGSKNAKPITKTENCESFFNFFSPPQVPDDDEDIDEDTAEELQNQMEQDYDIGSTIRDKIIPHAVSWFTGEAIQDEDFEDMDNDDDDDDNDDDEEDEDDEEDDEEDDDEDEDEDQGKSRKKLSAGNKKGGRGAAAGGDGQQQGERPPECKQQ, via the exons ATGAGCAACAACAAGGACAACTTCAACGTCTCGGATCTCGGTTCTG ctCTCAATGAGGAGGATCGAGCAGGCCTCGTCAACGCTCTCAAG AGTAAGATACAGAGCCTCGCTGGGCAGCACTCTGATGTCCTCGAGAACTTATCACCTGTTGTTCGCAAGCGCGTTGAGGCGCTAAGAGAGATACAG AGCCAACATGACGAATTAGAGGCaaaattttttgaagaaagGTTGGCGCTCGAGGCCAAATACCAGAAATTGTATCAGCCACTGTACTCTCAG CGATTCGATATTGTTAATGGTGTTGTTGAAGCTGAAGGAGTTGCCAAAGAATCTGCCGCTGGACAAGAAGAGGATAAAGAAGCAGCAG AAAAAGGAGTACCCGATTTTTGGCTTTCTGCAATGAAGAATAATGAAGTATTAGCTGAAGAg attACTGAACGTGACGAAGGAGCTCTCAAATACTTGAAAGATGTCAAGTGGTGTAGAATAGACAATCCCAAAGGGTTCAAGATTGACTTCTTTTTTGACACTAATCCCTTCTTTAAAAATTCTGTCTTGTCGAAGACATATCACATGATTGACGAAGATGAGCCAATTCTTGAGAAAGCAATTGG AACCGAGATTGAATGGTATCCAGGAAAATGCCTGACTCAGAAACTACTTAAGAAGAAGCCGAAGAAGGGATCAAAGAATGCCAAGCCAATCACTAAGACTGAAAACTGTGAAagttttttcaacttttttagtCCACCTCAAGTGCccgatgatgatgaagatatTGATGAGGATACC GCTGAGGAGCTTCAAAATCAGATGGAGCAAGATTACGATATTGG GTCAACCATTCGAGACAAGATCATCCCCCATGCTGTCTCATGGTTTACAGGGGAGGCTATTCAAGATGAGGATTTTGAGGACATGGACAACGATGATGATGACGACGACAATGACGATGATGAGGAGGATGAGGATGATGAGGAGGATGATGAGGAGGATGATGACGAAGACGAGGATGAAGATCAAGGGAAGTCCAGGAAAAAG TTGTCAGCTGGGAACAAG AAGGGTGGAAGAGGAGCAGCAGCTGGGGGTGATGGTCAGCAGCAGGGGGAGAGGCCTCCGGAATGCAAGCAGCAGTAG